One region of Thunnus albacares chromosome 20, fThuAlb1.1, whole genome shotgun sequence genomic DNA includes:
- the LOC122971012 gene encoding integrin alpha-M-like, with amino-acid sequence MDWIISTTLFLSVLKAALCFNIDPVAWKSLNSSAAGFGYQVVQRQSDLLVSAPLAQYSSSQRGQIFKCSTESCMEVSVPVPEFAVNMSLGLTMTSDPTTKNTLACGPTIPKDCKSITLYSGVCLQIYSHNRVGHSVPSSSEECRTQADIAFLLDGSGSVHSQDFDRMKTFVKNLVGSFQGQDTKFAIAQFSTNPTIHYYFDNFDTYNWKSQIDGIRQLTGWTYTAKAIEHVVNDVFSASKGSRSDVKKILIVITDGYSNDRVYLQNAVNSAEKKKIVRFAIGVGGAFTDPKARQELDTIASKPSANHMFQVSNFGALEKIRQSLQDKIFSIEGSQTGGESLKMEMAQVGFSAAYVPGGIQMGIVGANQWKGGYQHYTRTGQKGISYEPSNMEPDSYLGYSMAVTKTSGGTLTIVGAPRYQHRGVVISINENSLDQTIDPFAWQFQIGEYFGAVVCAMDVDRDTYTDLVLISAPMYMDSDREGRVYVCSLSYVRVECRFDNPLVLRGDSSDQGRFGSSLAVLPDLNSDGLNDLAVGAPLENGGQGSIYIFHGEIGGGGGRISPIYSQRIASSEVQSGLKFFGMSISQSSFDLSNDSLPDLAVGSKGTVVLLRSKPIVMVDAAVTFNPNKIQTQNSDCSKPLNNTATICITMTGRSTVDKARAMINYTLTLDATRKVPNNRAYITEKQREQSGSITLGLEKRCFDVSFHIEACPEDALNPLNNELRFIFDGLPSDKNLSPSLAQQAQTTTFHPLQFEINCGNDSICIDNLKMDFNFTSSSEVKVGIDELLEVTVSVENREENSYNSHVILTYPPGLSYRKFTGLQGRIECNSLDSGGGLSQGKTDCTIDEPIFKSNAKALFIVSYGIESNSQLDRKLFITANATSGNEHSNSSELYEMKGIDVKYSIFMTIESSLSYSNFTFGKSNLQKPLQQSIQVVNDIRALNFTVVIRVPVKLGDKDIWVDSSSLQIPDCQRDKDEKPTVTNFVAQIQKNKSVDCSVASCRVFKCNRVMGTLESKKYTISANLSSEWIKQIGLGSAKFLLTSMASLEYDRNQYIFFSVRSNNNPPIHKIVAEVEVYPEPDFTKEIVGGSLGGLALLALLTAGLYKAGFFKSKYKEMINEEQTADPGVEGGKPTPE; translated from the exons ATGGACTGGATAATATCTACCACATTATTCTTGTCAG TGTTAAAAGCTGCACTTTGTTTCAATATTGATCCTGTGGCTTGGAAGTCCCTGAATAGCTCTGCTGCAGGTTTTGGATACCAGGTGGTACAAAGACAATCAGA TTTGCTGGTCAGTGCCCCCCTTGCACAGTATTCATCAAGTCAAAGAGGCCAAATATTTAAGTGCTCCACTGAATCCTGCATGGAAGTATCAGTACCAG TGCCAGAATTTGCAGTCAACATGTCCCTTGGTTTGACAATGACAAGTGATCCCACCACAAAAAATACTCTG GCATGTGGTCCAACCATCCCAAAGGACTGCAAAAGTATCACGCTGTATAGTGGTGTATGCTTGCAGATATACAGTCATAATCGTGTTGGACACTCTGTGCCTTCTTCTTCTGAAG AGTGTCGAACCCAAGCAGACATTGCATTTCTGTTGGATGGCTCAGGCAGCGTACATTCACAGGATTTTGATAGAATGAAGACTTTTGTGAAAAATCTGGTCGGATCATTCCAGGGACAGGATACAAAG tttgccaTTGCCCAGTTCTCCACAAATCCCACCATCCATTACTACTTTGACAATTTTGATACTTATAACTGGAAATCTCAAATTGATGGAATAAGACAGTTAACTGGATGGACTTACACAGCTAAAGCCATCGAACACGTTGT CAATGATGTCTTCTCGGCAAGCAAAGGCTCCAGGTCAGATGTGAAGAAGATTTTAATAGTCATTACAGATGGATACTCTAATGACCGGGTTTATTTGCAAAATGCAGTAAAttcagctgaaaagaaaaagattgttCGATTTGCTATTGGG GTGGGGGGTGCATTCACAGACCCCAAAGCAAGACAGGAACTGGACACCATTGCCTCTAAACCCTCAGCAAACCATATGTTTCAAGTATCAAACTTTGGCGCTCTTGAAAAAATACGGCAGAGTTTGCAGGACAAAATCTTCTCTATTGAAG GATCTCAAACTGGTGGAGAGTcactgaaaatggaaatggcTCAAGTGGGATTCAGTGCAGCTTATGTGCCTGGg GGGATTCAGATGGGTATTGTTGGTGCCAACCAGTGGAAGGGAGGCTACCAGCATTACACAAGAACAGGCCAGAAGGGGATCTCCTATGAGCCTTCAAATATGGAACCTGACAGTTATCTGG GTTACTCCATGGCAGTCACCAAAACGTCGGGTGGCACACTGACAATTGTTGGTGCTCCAAGATATCAACACAGAGGAGTTGTGATTTCAATTAATGAAAACAGTCTTGACCAAACAATTGATCCCTTTGCTTGGCAG TTTCAGATTGGTGAATATTTTGGTGCAGTGGTTTGTGCCATGGATGTGGATCGTGACACGTACACTGACCTAGTCCTCATATCTGCCCCTATGTACATGGACAGTGATAGAGAGGGACGAGTTTATGTTTGCAGCTTATCATATGTG AGAGTTGAGTGTCGCTTCGATAATCCATTAGTGCTGAGAGGGGATTCATCTGACCAAGGAAGATTTGGGTCTTCTCTTGCTGTACTGCCTGACCTTAACAGTGATGGTCTTAATGACTTGGCAGTTGGAGCACCTTTGGAGAATGGTGGTCAAGGTAGCATCTACATCTTTCACGGCgaaataggaggaggaggaggaaggattAGTCCTATTTACTCACAG AGAATCGCTTCCTCTGAAGTCCAGTCAGGACTTAAGTTCTTTGGCATGTCGATCAGTCAGTCGTCTTTTGACCTTAGTAACGACAGTCTGCCTGATTTAGCAGTGGGTTCAAAGGGAACAGTTGTCTTACTCAG ATCAAAGCCTATAGTAATGGTAGATGCTGCGGTGACGTTCAACCCAAACAAAATCCAAACTCAAAACTCAGACTGCTCAAAACCACTGAACAACACAGCTACAATCTGCATTACCATGACCGGACGCTCTACAGTAGATAAAG CTAGAGCAATGATTAATTATACTTTAACGCTGGATGCCACACGTAAGGTCCCAAACAACCGAGCTTACATCACGGAGAAACAGCGAGAGCAGAGTGGATCAATAACTCTTGGCTTAGAGAAACGATGCTTCGATGTGAGCTTCCACATTGAG GCCTGTCCAGAAGATGCTCTGAATCCACTTAACAATGAGCTCCGATTCATCTTTGACGGTTTGCCTTCTGACAAAAATCTCAGCCCAAGTCTGGCCCAACAGGCTCAGACAACAACCTTTCATCCC ttacagtttgAGATCAACTGCGGCAATGACAGCATCTGTATAGATAACCTGAAAATGGATTTCAACTTCACCAG TTCCTCAGAGGTCAAAGTAGGCATTGATGAACTGCTGGAAGTCACTGTGTCAGTGGAAAACAGGGAGGAAAACTCCTACAACAGCCATGTCATTCTCACGTACCCACCCGGGCTCTCCTACAGGAAGTTTACAGGCCTGCAG ggAAGAATTGAGTGCAACTCCTTGGACAGTGGAGGTGGCTTATCTCAGGGAAAGACAGACTGCACTATCGACGAGCCTATTTTCAAGAGCAACGCTAAG GCACTCTTCATTGTGTCCTATGGGATTGAAAGCAACAGTCAACTTGACAGGAAGTTATTCATCACTGCAAATGCCACCAG TGGGAACGAGCACTCCAATTCAAGTGAACTTTACGAAATGAAAGGGATTGATGTGAAGTACAGCATTTTTATGACAATTGAAAG TTCCCTCAGCTACAGCAATTTCACTTTCGGCAAGAGTAATTTGCAGAAACCACTCCAACAATCAATTCAG GTTGTAAATGACATCAGAGCACTGAATTTCACTGTGGTGATCAGGGTGCCGGTAAAGCTTGGTGATAAAGACATCTGGGTGGATTCGAGCAGTTTGCAG ATTCCAGACTGCCAAAGAGACAAAGATGAAAAACCCACCGTCACAAATTTTGTTGCTCAGATACAGAAAAATAAGTCAGTG GACTGCTCTGTAGCCAGTTGCAGAGTGTTCAAATGCAATCGTGTCATGGGAACTCTGGAGAGTAAAAAGTACACAATCTCTGCCAACCTTAGTTCTGAATGGATAAAGCAG ATTGGACTTGGTTCTGCCAAATTCCTCTTGACCAGCATGGCCAGTCTGGAGTACGACAGAAACCAGTACATCTTCTTTTCAGTGCGGTCAAATAACAATCCTCCCATTCACAAG ATTGTGGCAGAGGTAGAAGTGTATCCTGAACCAGACTTCACCAAAGAGATTGTTGGAGGATCTCTGGGAGGGTTGGCTCTGCTGGCTTTACTCACTGCTGGCCTGTACAAG GCTGGATTTTTCAAGAGTAAATACAAGGAGATGATTAATGAGGAACAAACAGCTGATCCGGGGGTTGAGGGAGGCAAACCCACACCAGAGTAA